From a single Bacillus gobiensis genomic region:
- a CDS encoding ABC transporter ATP-binding protein translates to MSKELENSIEIKELFKAYDGKSKVNVLQDINLDIRSGEFFILLGPSGCGKSTLLNIIAGFISKSGGDLFIQNKEISGPGKERSMVFQQPDAALFPWLNVRENIEFGMKMQKVSKKERSSISDKYLQLVGLSEHEKKLPEELSGGMKQRVQIARVLANNSEILLMDEPFGALDAQTRRTIQQEFIRIWLHTKKTIIFVTHDIQEAILLGQRIGIMSKGPGSFIESIYDVKLPYPRDITSQNFNEHYKMIQSHFEINSNTNNRFNVDEVSEII, encoded by the coding sequence ATGAGCAAGGAGCTAGAAAATTCGATTGAAATAAAAGAACTTTTTAAAGCCTATGACGGAAAGTCGAAAGTAAATGTGTTACAAGATATTAATCTCGATATCCGTAGCGGTGAATTTTTTATATTACTCGGACCAAGTGGTTGTGGTAAATCTACGTTGTTAAATATTATTGCGGGATTTATTAGTAAATCAGGAGGGGATCTTTTTATACAGAATAAAGAAATAAGCGGACCAGGAAAAGAAAGATCAATGGTGTTTCAGCAGCCTGATGCAGCCTTGTTCCCTTGGTTAAATGTAAGAGAAAATATTGAATTTGGAATGAAAATGCAAAAGGTTAGTAAAAAAGAAAGAAGCTCTATATCGGATAAATACTTACAGTTAGTTGGATTGAGCGAGCATGAGAAAAAATTACCAGAAGAGCTTTCTGGAGGTATGAAGCAACGTGTCCAAATTGCAAGGGTGTTAGCGAATAACTCGGAAATTTTATTGATGGATGAGCCTTTTGGAGCCCTGGACGCGCAGACAAGACGTACGATACAGCAGGAATTCATTCGCATATGGCTACATACAAAGAAAACAATCATTTTTGTCACTCATGATATTCAAGAAGCCATTCTATTGGGACAAAGAATAGGCATTATGTCAAAAGGGCCTGGTTCTTTTATTGAGAGTATCTATGATGTGAAACTTCCTTACCCTCGTGATATAACATCTCAAAATTTTAACGAACATTATAAAATGATTCAGTCTCACTTTGAAATCAATTCAAATACGAATAATCGTTTTAATGTAGATGAAGTTAGCGAAATTATTTAA
- a CDS encoding TauD/TfdA dioxygenase family protein encodes MSLVEKSNLTDKNLEIHPVAGRIGAEIQGVRLSDDLDTPTIDAIKQALLKYKVIFFRGQNHLDDKSQEAFAQLLGDLVSHPTVPTREETDYIHELDSSHGGGRANSWHTDVSFVDAYPKASILRAVVVPPFGGDTVWANTAAAYQDLSPELRDLADRLWALHSNEYDYLGSHTQASSKAIKHFTEVFTSTVIETEHPVVQVHPETGERTLILGHFAKKILGLSSSDSFHLFSVLQNHIISLENTVRWHWEAGDVAIWDNRATQHYAINDYGDQHRVVRRVTVEGEVPISVDGRRSVTRRGK; translated from the coding sequence ATGAGTTTAGTTGAGAAAAGCAATTTAACTGATAAAAATTTGGAAATACACCCTGTAGCCGGACGAATCGGAGCTGAAATACAAGGAGTTCGTCTTTCTGATGACCTTGATACTCCAACGATTGATGCTATAAAGCAGGCACTGCTGAAATATAAAGTGATATTCTTCCGAGGACAAAACCATCTTGACGACAAGAGCCAAGAAGCGTTTGCACAGTTATTGGGAGATTTAGTTTCGCATCCAACAGTACCGACTAGGGAAGAAACAGACTATATCCACGAGCTGGATTCTTCTCATGGAGGAGGAAGAGCCAACTCCTGGCACACAGATGTATCATTTGTTGATGCATATCCAAAAGCGTCAATCCTTCGTGCAGTTGTTGTTCCACCTTTTGGAGGAGATACCGTTTGGGCAAATACTGCAGCGGCCTATCAAGATCTTTCTCCTGAGTTACGTGATCTAGCTGACCGTCTTTGGGCCTTGCATAGCAATGAATATGATTACTTAGGATCCCACACACAAGCATCTTCAAAAGCAATAAAACATTTTACAGAAGTCTTTACCTCTACTGTTATCGAGACTGAACATCCTGTTGTACAAGTACATCCAGAAACAGGAGAACGCACATTAATACTCGGGCATTTCGCAAAAAAGATTTTAGGTTTGTCGTCCTCTGATTCTTTTCATCTATTTTCAGTTTTGCAGAATCATATCATTTCTTTAGAAAACACTGTACGTTGGCACTGGGAAGCTGGCGACGTAGCGATTTGGGACAATCGTGCAACACAACATTACGCAATAAATGACTATGGCGATCAACATCGCGTAGTGCGAAGGGTTACTGTAGAAGGCGAAGTTCCAATTAGTGTGGACGGCCGCCGAAGTGTCACTCGCAGAGGAAAATAA
- the cysK gene encoding cysteine synthase A: MANIANNLTQLIGNTPLLELANFNKENNAGTKIIAKLEYFNPAGSVKDRIGFAMLKDAEEKGLINKDSVIIEPTSGNTGVALAFAAAALGYKLKIILPENFSIERRKLMKALGAELVLTPAPEGMPGAIKKAEELAAETPNSYIPQQFKNPANPEIHRKTTAEEIWRDTDGEVDIFVGGVGTGGTISGVGEVLKEKKSSVKVVAVEPTSSPILSGGQKGPHKIQGIGPGFVPDNYNGSVVDEILTVENEEAIETAQLLARSEGLVVGISSGAAAFAAVEIAKRPENAGKTIVVLLPDTGERYISTDLFSAE, encoded by the coding sequence ATGGCCAATATTGCAAACAATCTTACACAATTGATTGGTAATACCCCGTTGTTGGAGCTTGCTAATTTTAACAAAGAAAACAACGCAGGAACAAAAATCATTGCCAAACTTGAATACTTCAATCCTGCAGGAAGTGTAAAAGACAGAATTGGATTTGCAATGCTTAAAGATGCAGAAGAAAAAGGGTTAATTAATAAAGATTCAGTTATTATCGAACCTACCAGCGGTAATACTGGCGTAGCCTTGGCTTTTGCAGCAGCAGCTCTTGGATATAAACTAAAAATTATCCTTCCGGAGAACTTTAGTATTGAGCGCAGAAAGCTGATGAAGGCCTTAGGTGCAGAACTTGTTCTTACTCCAGCTCCGGAAGGTATGCCAGGCGCCATCAAAAAAGCGGAAGAATTGGCTGCCGAGACTCCAAATTCGTATATACCTCAACAGTTTAAAAACCCGGCCAACCCGGAAATCCACAGAAAAACGACTGCGGAAGAAATTTGGCGCGACACTGACGGTGAAGTGGATATTTTTGTCGGCGGTGTTGGAACCGGCGGTACGATTAGCGGAGTAGGAGAAGTTTTAAAAGAGAAAAAAAGCTCAGTAAAAGTTGTTGCAGTTGAACCGACTAGTTCCCCTATATTATCCGGAGGCCAAAAGGGTCCTCACAAAATTCAAGGCATCGGCCCTGGTTTTGTGCCGGATAACTATAACGGATCTGTCGTTGACGAAATTCTTACAGTGGAAAATGAAGAAGCAATTGAGACAGCTCAATTATTGGCAAGAAGTGAAGGCTTAGTTGTCGGAATTTCTTCTGGTGCGGCGGCATTTGCGGCCGTTGAGATTGCCAAAAGACCAGAGAATGCCGGCAAAACGATTGTCGTATTGCTTCCTGATACTGGAGAAAGATACATCTCAACTGACTTGTTCTCTGCAGAATAA
- a CDS encoding MerR family transcriptional regulator — translation MNNTELFSTIQEASSRSGLTTHTLRYYEKIGLLHDIQRDKSGKRFYSEEDMSWIIFLLRLRETGMSIQQMLRYSDLRREGESTVTERRKMLEEHQVLVRGKIAALQENSDVLDKKIELYKELELGLS, via the coding sequence TTGAACAATACAGAACTTTTTTCTACGATTCAAGAAGCCTCTAGCCGATCAGGATTAACCACTCATACACTACGTTATTATGAAAAAATCGGGCTTCTTCATGATATCCAACGTGACAAAAGCGGTAAGCGATTTTACTCAGAGGAAGACATGAGTTGGATCATTTTTCTGCTTCGCTTGCGGGAGACGGGAATGTCTATTCAGCAGATGCTTCGTTATTCTGATCTTCGACGTGAGGGGGAATCAACAGTAACAGAACGACGGAAAATGCTTGAGGAGCATCAAGTCCTAGTTAGAGGGAAAATTGCAGCTTTACAGGAAAACTCCGACGTACTGGATAAAAAAATCGAATTGTACAAAGAGCTCGAATTAGGATTATCCTAA
- a CDS encoding nuclear transport factor 2 family protein yields MTEAATTVKSFFEALWSKDTEKALQLVDENATFIAMRKESSDQLPLYGTFKGKEGVEKFIAILATSFDTQHFQINHIMGEGEWAAAWGTFQHIVRKTGSLFESEWSVICRINNGRILSYQIYENTAALERAFGVR; encoded by the coding sequence ATGACAGAAGCAGCCACAACAGTAAAAAGTTTTTTTGAAGCATTATGGAGTAAAGATACGGAAAAAGCTCTTCAATTAGTGGATGAAAATGCAACCTTTATTGCTATGAGAAAGGAATCGTCTGATCAGCTTCCTTTGTACGGAACTTTTAAAGGGAAAGAGGGAGTTGAAAAGTTTATTGCAATTTTGGCAACTTCTTTCGACACTCAACATTTTCAAATTAATCATATTATGGGAGAGGGAGAATGGGCTGCTGCTTGGGGTACCTTTCAACATATTGTCAGAAAAACTGGAAGTTTATTCGAAAGTGAGTGGTCAGTTATTTGCCGAATTAACAATGGTCGTATTCTTAGTTATCAGATTTATGAGAATACAGCTGCGTTAGAAAGAGCTTTTGGTGTCCGATAA
- a CDS encoding SDR family NAD(P)-dependent oxidoreductase, with translation MDTQEKYTVITGASSGIGYATAKAFAKRKKNIILVARRENNLNELKREILQEIPELDIVIKAVDLSVSQNAHQLYRELIPYQIETWINNAGFGSYNSVSSQDLEKIETLLRLNVEALTIFSSLYVRDYKDVDGTQLINISSVGGYTIVPTAVTYCASKFFVSVFTEGLAHELKAANAKLQAKVLAPAATKTEFGKVANNTSEYDYDKTFSTYHTSDEMANFLLQLYDSNMTVGRVDREAFEFKLSEPLFAYAGNSKNNQKVQLED, from the coding sequence ATGGATACACAGGAGAAATATACAGTTATTACCGGAGCAAGCTCTGGTATAGGTTACGCGACAGCTAAGGCTTTCGCAAAACGCAAGAAAAATATCATACTTGTTGCTCGCCGTGAAAACAACCTGAACGAACTGAAAAGAGAAATCTTGCAGGAAATTCCTGAGCTGGATATTGTGATAAAAGCAGTCGATCTATCCGTTAGTCAAAACGCCCATCAACTCTATCGAGAGTTAATTCCGTATCAAATCGAAACATGGATTAATAATGCAGGTTTCGGCAGCTATAACAGTGTGTCCAGTCAAGACTTGGAAAAGATTGAAACATTGCTGCGCCTAAACGTGGAAGCCCTGACTATCTTTTCATCCTTGTATGTGCGCGATTATAAAGACGTGGATGGTACACAACTAATCAATATATCTTCAGTCGGCGGATACACAATCGTGCCAACGGCCGTTACCTACTGTGCTTCCAAGTTTTTTGTCAGTGTATTCACCGAGGGATTGGCCCATGAACTGAAAGCCGCCAATGCAAAATTACAAGCTAAAGTTTTGGCACCTGCCGCAACCAAAACCGAATTTGGAAAAGTGGCAAACAATACAAGCGAGTATGACTATGACAAAACTTTTAGTACATACCATACAAGCGATGAAATGGCCAATTTTCTCTTGCAGCTTTATGATAGCAACATGACTGTTGGCAGAGTTGATAGAGAAGCCTTTGAATTCAAACTTAGTGAACCACTTTTTGCTTATGCAGGCAATTCTAAGAATAACCAAAAAGTTCAACTGGAAGATTAA
- a CDS encoding DUF1540 domain-containing protein, with the protein MAQDVLCEVNNCTYWGSGNKCNADAIYVVSNKGKEASTSEETDCKTFKPEH; encoded by the coding sequence ATGGCTCAAGATGTTCTTTGTGAAGTCAACAACTGTACGTATTGGGGTTCTGGAAACAAATGTAATGCGGATGCTATATATGTAGTTAGTAATAAAGGTAAAGAAGCATCAACTAGTGAAGAAACAGATTGTAAAACATTTAAACCAGAGCATTAA
- the hxlB gene encoding 6-phospho-3-hexuloisomerase translates to METLDRIIEEIKFVSGKIDKLQIEKMADLLARSERIFVIGEGRSGLMAKSFAMRLMHLGATVYVVGETITPSIEKNDVLVAVSGSGTTKSVVWTAEKARSLGCFVAAITTDPESELASYSSLTLQIPAATKYRRENELKTIQPLGSLFDQCAHIAFDTVCLEYGRKNEVGHDQAFQKHSNME, encoded by the coding sequence ATGGAAACGTTAGATAGAATCATAGAAGAAATCAAATTTGTTTCAGGGAAAATTGACAAACTTCAGATCGAAAAAATGGCCGATCTCCTCGCACGTTCAGAACGAATCTTTGTCATTGGCGAGGGACGATCCGGCCTGATGGCCAAATCCTTTGCGATGCGGTTAATGCACTTAGGAGCAACGGTTTATGTAGTTGGTGAAACGATTACACCATCGATTGAAAAGAATGATGTACTTGTTGCTGTATCAGGTTCTGGTACAACGAAAAGTGTCGTTTGGACAGCAGAGAAAGCACGCTCGTTAGGATGCTTTGTGGCCGCAATAACGACCGATCCCGAATCTGAGCTCGCTTCCTACTCTTCACTAACCCTGCAAATACCGGCGGCTACTAAGTATCGTCGTGAAAATGAATTAAAAACGATCCAGCCGCTCGGTTCCTTATTCGATCAGTGCGCGCATATTGCATTTGATACGGTATGCTTGGAGTACGGAAGAAAAAACGAAGTAGGTCACGATCAGGCTTTCCAAAAACATAGTAATATGGAATAA
- the hxlA gene encoding 3-hexulose-6-phosphate synthase, whose product MKIQLALDRLTISDAIRLTEQVRDYVDWIEVGTSLIKEFGVASIKAMKEAFPEKVIVADCKTIDNAKYEFEMCYEAGADIATVMGVSPAATLQTCEATAKKYEKQMMIDLLNVSEERKKSLLIYQNAIFCDHVSKDEQEIQGLKNESNGSQSTLKSSGVRWTVAGGITFDPIERLKKLNPTAVIIGSAITKADQPSAAAARFRELIGGTPYGNVR is encoded by the coding sequence ATGAAAATTCAATTAGCGCTCGATCGCTTAACGATTTCTGATGCCATCCGTTTAACCGAGCAGGTCAGAGACTATGTCGATTGGATTGAGGTAGGAACTTCATTGATTAAAGAGTTTGGGGTAGCAAGCATAAAAGCCATGAAGGAAGCCTTCCCGGAAAAAGTGATTGTTGCCGATTGCAAAACGATTGATAATGCCAAATATGAATTTGAAATGTGCTATGAAGCAGGTGCTGATATTGCAACAGTAATGGGGGTCTCTCCAGCTGCCACCTTGCAAACGTGTGAAGCTACAGCGAAAAAATATGAAAAACAAATGATGATCGATTTATTGAATGTGTCAGAAGAGAGAAAGAAAAGCCTATTAATTTATCAAAACGCCATTTTTTGTGATCATGTAAGCAAGGATGAGCAGGAAATACAGGGATTGAAAAATGAAAGCAACGGATCACAATCAACTCTGAAATCCTCCGGGGTACGCTGGACGGTGGCAGGCGGAATTACATTCGATCCGATTGAAAGACTAAAAAAACTTAACCCGACTGCCGTTATTATCGGATCAGCGATAACAAAAGCAGATCAGCCGTCAGCCGCAGCTGCCCGTTTTCGAGAATTGATAGGAGGTACTCCATATGGAAACGTTAGATAG
- a CDS encoding bifunctional 4-hydroxy-2-oxoglutarate aldolase/2-dehydro-3-deoxy-phosphogluconate aldolase, whose product MQVEEIKQRAVVAVIRGTTLDTIIPIAEALKAGGVTALEITMETPKALDIIEKLSDELGPEILVGAGTVLDPETARAAILSGARFVFSPTVRKETIEMTKRYGIISVAGALTPTEILTAYEFGADLIKVFPAAAMGAEYFKSISGPLPQIPLMPTGGIDINNTGTFIKAGAAAVGVGSTLVNTKEKLSEGYLLQLTDKAERFIKEVEQARDGKTLAGRL is encoded by the coding sequence ATGCAAGTTGAAGAAATAAAACAGCGCGCGGTTGTCGCAGTGATCAGAGGTACAACACTTGATACGATTATTCCAATCGCTGAAGCCTTGAAAGCAGGTGGCGTCACAGCTTTAGAAATTACAATGGAAACGCCAAAAGCACTGGACATCATTGAGAAGCTATCGGATGAGTTGGGACCAGAAATTTTGGTTGGAGCAGGTACAGTACTTGATCCAGAAACGGCGAGAGCAGCAATCCTGTCAGGAGCACGGTTTGTTTTTTCGCCCACAGTAAGAAAAGAAACGATTGAAATGACCAAAAGGTACGGCATTATCAGTGTTGCAGGAGCCCTCACACCAACAGAAATACTGACAGCTTATGAATTTGGCGCTGATTTGATTAAAGTTTTTCCTGCAGCTGCAATGGGAGCGGAATATTTTAAAAGCATCTCCGGCCCGCTCCCGCAGATTCCGTTAATGCCAACGGGGGGCATCGATATAAATAATACAGGTACCTTTATTAAAGCGGGAGCGGCTGCAGTCGGTGTCGGAAGCACGCTTGTTAATACCAAGGAGAAATTATCAGAAGGTTATTTGCTGCAGCTTACGGATAAGGCAGAACGATTTATCAAAGAAGTAGAGCAAGCCAGAGATGGTAAAACGCTTGCAGGTCGTTTATAA